A stretch of Pseudolysobacter antarcticus DNA encodes these proteins:
- a CDS encoding YceI family protein yields the protein MKNALLFVLAFSLSASASARDWSTDAAASKLGFSGTYQNEKFEGQFKKFDATISFDAADLSKSKFDVNVDVTSINTANEERDGSLKDKEFFDFAKFPKAHFVTTTFRKAADGSIEADGTLTVRDKSKPVTLKVKFSETGDKATLDVDTKLNRLDFDIGSGDWKDTSIIGADVLVHAHLSLTAKAG from the coding sequence ATGAAAAATGCCCTGCTGTTCGTTCTTGCTTTTAGTCTGTCCGCCAGCGCCAGCGCACGCGACTGGTCCACCGATGCCGCGGCCAGCAAACTGGGTTTCAGCGGCACGTACCAGAACGAAAAATTCGAAGGCCAGTTCAAGAAATTCGATGCGACGATCAGCTTCGATGCGGCCGACTTGAGTAAGTCAAAATTCGATGTGAACGTCGATGTGACCAGTATCAATACCGCCAACGAAGAACGCGATGGCAGCCTCAAGGACAAGGAATTTTTCGACTTCGCCAAATTCCCGAAGGCGCATTTCGTCACCACTACTTTTCGCAAAGCCGCCGATGGCAGCATCGAAGCCGATGGCACGCTGACCGTGCGCGACAAATCCAAGCCAGTCACTTTGAAAGTGAAGTTCAGCGAGACGGGCGACAAGGCCACACTCGATGTCGATACCAAACTCAATCGCCTCGATTTCGACATCGGCAGCGGCGACTGGAAAGACACCTCGATTATCGGCGCCGATGTGCTGGTGCATGCGCATTTGAGCCTGACCGCAAAAGCCGGCTGA
- a CDS encoding GTP-binding protein yields MSEDRSLWQRLRGLLPLRAQNVAGTANAPEDAARGEAHLSQASDALRALLDDPSIPDSVRTQLADDFAQIEALLGKLTRGDLHIAVFGRVSVGKSALANALLGRDAFDVGVLHGTTTMRQTQRWHEVASSGLQLIDTPGINELSGEERERLAFDVAGISDLVIFVVDGDMTSTELAALRTLAQTQRPLMLALNKADRYSPAERERLLTRLREHASGLVRAEDVVAAAARPAERVVVQIDENGIEHESRSEQAPDVVDLTTRVFTICEREGKTLSALNASLFAGRLSDNVSARIAAARHQLAERVIRNYCIAKGVAVALNPIPVADLLAAASLDGAMVVHLAKVYGLPLTRAEAGTLLATITAQLIALMSAIWGMHLVASALKGLSAGFSTVVTAGAQGALAWYATELVGRAAERYLIQGKSWGELGAKRVVADIVASLDRDSILREARGAILQKLRTSP; encoded by the coding sequence ATGAGCGAAGATCGTTCGCTTTGGCAACGTCTGCGCGGACTGCTGCCGCTACGCGCGCAGAACGTTGCCGGAACGGCGAACGCGCCGGAAGATGCCGCGCGCGGCGAGGCGCATCTGAGCCAGGCGAGCGATGCATTGCGCGCGTTGCTCGATGATCCGAGTATTCCCGACAGCGTGCGCACGCAGCTCGCCGATGATTTTGCGCAGATCGAAGCGCTGCTCGGCAAACTCACGCGCGGCGATTTGCATATCGCGGTGTTCGGTCGCGTCAGCGTCGGCAAGTCCGCGCTGGCGAATGCGCTGCTTGGCCGCGACGCATTCGATGTCGGCGTTTTGCACGGCACCACCACGATGCGCCAGACCCAGCGTTGGCACGAAGTCGCCAGCAGCGGCCTGCAACTGATCGACACTCCCGGCATCAACGAATTGTCGGGCGAAGAGCGCGAACGGCTTGCGTTCGATGTCGCCGGCATCAGCGACCTCGTGATTTTTGTCGTCGATGGCGACATGACTTCGACCGAACTCGCCGCCTTGCGCACGCTCGCGCAAACACAGCGTCCGCTGATGCTCGCATTGAACAAGGCGGATCGCTACAGTCCAGCCGAACGCGAGCGATTGCTGACACGCCTGCGCGAACACGCAAGCGGATTGGTGCGCGCCGAAGACGTTGTGGCCGCAGCGGCGCGCCCCGCCGAACGAGTGGTCGTGCAGATCGATGAGAATGGAATCGAGCACGAATCGCGCAGCGAACAAGCACCCGATGTGGTTGATCTCACTACGCGCGTTTTCACGATTTGCGAGCGCGAAGGCAAGACCCTTTCTGCGCTGAATGCGAGTCTGTTCGCCGGTCGGCTGAGCGACAACGTCAGCGCGCGCATCGCCGCCGCGCGTCATCAACTTGCCGAGCGTGTGATCCGGAATTATTGCATCGCGAAAGGCGTGGCCGTTGCGCTGAATCCAATTCCGGTCGCCGATCTGCTCGCTGCCGCGTCACTCGACGGCGCGATGGTGGTGCATCTGGCCAAGGTCTACGGTTTGCCACTGACGCGCGCCGAGGCCGGCACCTTGCTCGCGACGATTACCGCACAGTTGATTGCGCTCATGAGTGCGATCTGGGGCATGCATCTGGTCGCATCGGCATTGAAAGGTTTGAGCGCAGGATTTTCCACCGTGGTCACCGCCGGCGCGCAAGGTGCACTCGCGTGGTACGCCACTGAGCTGGTCGGGCGTGCTGCGGAACGTTATTTGATTCAGGGCAAATCGTGGGGCGAGCTCGGCGCCAAACGTGTGGTAGCGGATATTGTCGCGAGCCTCGATCGCGATTCGATCTTGCGCGAAGCGCGCGGCGCGATTCTGCAAAAGCTGCGCACAAGTCCGTAA